The DNA region AAATCGAAGTTTTTAATTTATATGAATGGGTCTATCTTCCACCTGGAGTGGTAGGTTAATTTCTTAATTTTTAATTAGTTGATATGAAATGTTCAAACTTGCAAGTACTACATTTTACTTGCGATCCGAAATTCATGGTTGTTCTTTTAATTTTAATGGGCACAACCGAAATTTTATTTTCTCAATTTCAAACGAGTATTGGATATACTTTTCCCTCTAATGAACGTGCCGCGCGTGGAGTTCAAACCAATGTCGGTAGTTATTTCGTTTTAGTTGATAACAACAACCACCCCAATAAACTTTTTAATACAAATGGTGATCTGCAATTGCTTTCATTAAATGCTGCTGGCTACCTGATTAATCCTGCAAAATTGTTGGGTCAGGATGGAACAGAATCTGCTGCGTGGATGGAAAAAACCAGTTGTGGAAGTGGAGGATATATTATAGCAGCCAATGAAGATTTTGGAACCGGCTCCAACATGCTTGCAATTTTAACAGATCAAAATGGAAATCAAATCTGGTCACGTACGATTGGTTCAAATTTTAGCAGGGAAGAAGCAACTTGTATTAAAGAAGATGGCAATGGGGATTTTATAATGGTTGGATCCAGAGAGAGTAACGGAGTTTATAATATACAAGCTGTAAAGTTGGATTGCAATGGAAATCAAATCTGGTATCGAAATTATGCTACGGTAAATTCAGCGATTGCAACTTCCGTTACCAGTTTTGCAACGCAAGCGAGTTCATGTGCAAGTAGTGCGAATTATTTTGTTACCGGTGTGATTCTGGGTCCGAATGGCAATGACGAATTATTTATCCTAAACATTGATGCAACGACTGGAAATCTGATGTGGATCACTTCCTACGACATTGCACCAAATGCAGCAGAATATGCAACGTGCATTCAGGGCTCTTGTTTATTTAATGCTGGTTCACTAGGAGAAATTTGGGTTTCAGGGTATTCAACGGATTTGAATTCAAGTTTATCTCAAGTATTTATGATGAAAACAGATATTAATGGAAATCCGTTATGGGCAAATAATTATGAAATTGTCGGAGATGTTGAAGCAGCTTCTCATTTTGAATTTACCAATATCGGAGATTTTATGATTACAGGCCGTGCTGAAAGCTTAACCTTTCCTCCAAGACCCGCAACAAGAACTGGAAATTGCATGCTTATGAAACTGGCTCATTCCGGAAATCAAGTGATTTGGAATCGTGCCTATGACCAGGGCTTTGCATCTCAGGGAAATAGTGTAGAAGTTTTAAATAATAATTCGTGTTTTCTTAGTGGCTATAGTTACAAAGCGGACCCACCTTCTGCTTTTGATTTTAATGTATTGACAATTAAAACAGACAGTTCAGGTCGTACGGGTACTACTTGTAATCACAATTTAATAACCGATATTATCAAAAGGAATCCGATACCAACTTTATTAACTTCCATGGTTTCAAGTCCTATCGATTTTAATGTACTTCCTTTGACAAGCAAAACCTATCAGGATACGCAAATTTTCTGTTTAATTACGCCTCCGTCTAAATGTGATTCACTTTTCACAATATTAAATCCATTTAACAACGGACAAGCAGTTTGTTGCTTTGATTTATTCGTTAATAATCCAACTGCCAATTGCTTTAATCAAATTTTATTTAATCTGAGTTCAGGCAGCATCATTAATCCGATTGCAAATCCAAATTGGATGATCAATTCAAGTGGCAATCAAATGACGATTACACACAGTTCCGGTTTTATTCCGGCAGGCTATGTTAATCCTGGTAATTTTTGTGTAAGCAATGCGATGAATCCAGTAACAGTCAATATCAGTTATACGTATTCAAGTGGGGGCGTTGCGGGTCGTTGTGATGAACACTTGATGCTACAATGTCCTGCACCGCCTTTCCAATCGTGCCCTTGTGATTCAAATGCCATTGCGGGTCCAAACCTGGTTCAAAATGGGGATTTTGGATTGGGGAATGTTGGTTTTACATCAAATTATATTTTCATGCCTCCAAATTTAGGATTAAGCAATGGAAGATATTCAGTAAAGAATTCTACCAATCTGGTCAACCTGGCCTGGGCTTGTTTGGATCACACCCTGGGGACTCCAACGGGTAATTTTTTGGCAGTTGATGCGACCACTTTTGCAGGATCGGTTTGTTGGAGAGAAATCGTAAATGTCAATGCCGGCGTGAATTATTCATTCTGCGCTTTCGTAAATAATTTAGTAAACACCTCAAATAATTTTACAAATCCTACGGTCGAACTTTGGATTTTAAATACCTTACAAGCCAGCGTGACCTTGCCGGAAATTCCGGACAACTGGATCAATCTCAGTGCCAATTGGACCAGTACGGTTACAGGTGCTGTACCAATTGAAATCCGGGTTGGTGCGCCGGTTCATCCTTCAGGTTCCGGTTGTGATTTTGCGGTAGATGACATTGCATTTCACGAATGCAGACCCATAGTTTTTCATCCAGACACTTGTTGTACAGTTTGTTCACCGGTAAATTTATCCTGGACAACCTTGTCAAACCAATTTTTTATAACAGACATGACCGTTTATGACAATAAATTAATTGTCGGAGGACAATTTTCATTTGGAGGATTTAATGCGATCGCAGCATGGGATGGTACAAATTGGTTTACACTGGGTTCAGGTTTTAATGGGAACGTCGAAGCACTTGAAGTGCACAATGGCAGACTCTATGCAGGAGGTGCATTTTCAAGTAATGGCAACAACATTGCCGAGTGGAGCGGTACGATACCAGGGGGTTCCTGGAATCCTTCGTTTCCTGGTTTGACTGGCGG from Saprospiraceae bacterium includes:
- a CDS encoding T9SS type A sorting domain-containing protein is translated as MKCSNLQVLHFTCDPKFMVVLLILMGTTEILFSQFQTSIGYTFPSNERAARGVQTNVGSYFVLVDNNNHPNKLFNTNGDLQLLSLNAAGYLINPAKLLGQDGTESAAWMEKTSCGSGGYIIAANEDFGTGSNMLAILTDQNGNQIWSRTIGSNFSREEATCIKEDGNGDFIMVGSRESNGVYNIQAVKLDCNGNQIWYRNYATVNSAIATSVTSFATQASSCASSANYFVTGVILGPNGNDELFILNIDATTGNLMWITSYDIAPNAAEYATCIQGSCLFNAGSLGEIWVSGYSTDLNSSLSQVFMMKTDINGNPLWANNYEIVGDVEAASHFEFTNIGDFMITGRAESLTFPPRPATRTGNCMLMKLAHSGNQVIWNRAYDQGFASQGNSVEVLNNNSCFLSGYSYKADPPSAFDFNVLTIKTDSSGRTGTTCNHNLITDIIKRNPIPTLLTSMVSSPIDFNVLPLTSKTYQDTQIFCLITPPSKCDSLFTILNPFNNGQAVCCFDLFVNNPTANCFNQILFNLSSGSIINPIANPNWMINSSGNQMTITHSSGFIPAGYVNPGNFCVSNAMNPVTVNISYTYSSGGVAGRCDEHLMLQCPAPPFQSCPCDSNAIAGPNLVQNGDFGLGNVGFTSNYIFMPPNLGLSNGRYSVKNSTNLVNLAWACLDHTLGTPTGNFLAVDATTFAGSVCWREIVNVNAGVNYSFCAFVNNLVNTSNNFTNPTVELWILNTLQASVTLPEIPDNWINLSANWTSTVTGAVPIEIRVGAPVHPSGSGCDFAVDDIAFHECRPIVFHPDTCCTVCSPVNLSWTTLSNQFFITDMTVYDNKLIVGGQFSFGGFNAIAAWDGTNWFTLGSGFNGNVEALEVHNGRLYAGGAFSSNGNNIAEWSGTIPGGSWNPSFPGLTGGIFNRVTSLLSTQQGLVAGGAFQIPANNIALWNGSNWSNLGANGINVPNTNSGGVHGLGLFNGNIVAGGVFSPPLSNIAQLNSNVWQNLGNGINLFIGNNGEGIKAILQFATNKLAVGGRFQEAVNSGNVVVSNTQFIAQWDGTNWSAMNTGVNSSFEGIYDLAIHCGNLYAGGLFASIGSNPISGVAQWDANSSTWLNVSNHPNVLIRALENFKPNSNNSCDLYAAGEVILNHLKCATQSENLNQGFFKVFPNPVNSNLILQLDQEAVKELLVFIIDINGKRSMIKKIAKGQSHSVLDFAEFNQGVYMLEISENNLKKWYQKVLKE